Within Thermococcus indicus, the genomic segment CTGGTTGCCGAGGAGTATGACCTTCTCCCCGGGCTTGTCCCACAAAACCATGTCCGTAACCTTCGCCATCCAAAATCACCTCATTCCTCCTTCAAAACTCCCTTAGCCTTTGCAAACTCAACGAGGGCATAAGCCGCGGCGGCCGCGTCCTCCGGCCTCTCGTAGCTCGGAATGCCTGCCTTTTCGAGGACCTCCTTCGCGGGCTCGCTCACGTAGCCTGCCATGAACAGGCCGAGAACCGGCTTGCCGTTGTTGACCTCCTTAACCGCCCTCACGACGCCCTCCGCGTGCTCGGTTGGCGTCATACCCGCGAAGGTCGGAACGACACAGATGCTTATGAGCATGTCAACGTTGGGGTCCTTAAGGAGAAGCTTTGCGGTCTTGTAGTAGTCTTCCCCGCGAGCACTCGCGATCATGTCAACAGGGTTCTTGACTGCCGCCATCGGCGGAAGGAACGAGCGGAGTCCCTCGATGGTCTCTTCCTCGAGGTTGGCCAGCTTCAGCCCGCGCTTGTCTATCTCGTCCGCGGTGAGGACTCCCGGTCCACCGGCGTTGGTCATTATGGCGACGCGGGTTCCCTTCGGAAGGGGCTGTGTGAATGCCCTCGCCATGCTGAGCATGTCGTCTATCGTGTCCGCGACGATTATGCCGCTCTGCTTGAATGCCGCCTCGTATATCTTGTATGAGCCTGCTAGGGAGCCCGTGTGGCTCGAAGCCGCCCTCGCCCCGCTCTCGCTCTTGCCTGCCTTGAGAACTATGACGGGCTTCTTCTTGGTAACGCGCTTGGCTATCTCCATGAAGGCCCTTCCGTTCTTCAGACCCTCTATGTAGAGCGCGATTGCCTTGTCCTCCTCGGTGTCTGCCAGGTATTCCATGAACTCGGCGAAGTCCACATCCGCCATGTTACCGATGCTCACGAACTTGGAGAAGCCTATTCCTTCCTTGACGGTCTTGTAGATTATTCCTGCCCCGAGGGCGCCGCTCTGGCTTATGAAGGCTATATCGCCCTTCTTCGCGTCCATCACGAAGGTGGCGTTCATGTCGTTGTGGGTGTTCATTATTCCTACGCAGTTGGGGCCGACTATTCTCATACCGTACCTGTGGGCTATCTCGACGAGCTCGCGCTCCTCCCTCTTGCCCTCCTCGCCGACCTCACCGAAGCCTGCCGTAATCAGGATTATTCCCTTGA encodes:
- a CDS encoding acetate--CoA ligase family protein, which produces MTFDYFFKPKAIAVIGASNDPLKLGYEVFKNLKDYKDGKVYPVNVKDEVVQGVKAYKNVKDIPDEVDLAVVVVPKRFVKGTIVDCGEKGVKGIILITAGFGEVGEEGKREERELVEIAHRYGMRIVGPNCVGIMNTHNDMNATFVMDAKKGDIAFISQSGALGAGIIYKTVKEGIGFSKFVSIGNMADVDFAEFMEYLADTEEDKAIALYIEGLKNGRAFMEIAKRVTKKKPVIVLKAGKSESGARAASSHTGSLAGSYKIYEAAFKQSGIIVADTIDDMLSMARAFTQPLPKGTRVAIMTNAGGPGVLTADEIDKRGLKLANLEEETIEGLRSFLPPMAAVKNPVDMIASARGEDYYKTAKLLLKDPNVDMLISICVVPTFAGMTPTEHAEGVVRAVKEVNNGKPVLGLFMAGYVSEPAKEVLEKAGIPSYERPEDAAAAAYALVEFAKAKGVLKEE